DNA from Mucilaginibacter mallensis:
ATGCAATACGGCGATTTTGAAGCCGGAACAGGCTCAACCTTTACCGGGTGGAACAATATTGTTGGAGGCACTGCGGTAGGTTCCTTCAACGCTGTTACGGATGATAATGACGGCGGTTCGAGAGCTATGCAGGCTACAGTCACTACACCGGGCGCAAATGCCTATGATATGCAGTCCATCGGCACAACATTTACCGTTACGCCTAATAAGGCTTATAAGGTTACGGTATCTATTAAATCTGCCGCGGCAGGTACGGTCAGGCTGGTTATGCAAAACACAGTTTACCAGCAGGATGATGTAGCCACCACACCCGGATGGGCAACGTACACCTGGAACTTGACGATCACGGAAGCATCGCCGATATTAAGGTTTAATTTCCCGGCAGCGGGTGTTTATGTTATTGATAATATAACAGTAACAGACCCTAACAGCGGAACAATAATTAAACCAACACCAACTCAGGTGGCAACAGTTATTGATACCGCGCTGCATAAATTTATCAACACAACTGTTACCCGTTATAAAGGAAAAATAAAAGCCTGGGATGTGGTAAATGAACCGATGTCCGACGGGACGGGCGCGTTGCGTGATGCCAGCAATTATACCATACCCGCGGCCAACGTGAGTAACCAATTTTTATGGTCCGAATATTTAGGTAGAAATTTCGGACTTAAAGCATTTCAATACGCCAAAGCCGCTGATCCGAATGCGCTGCTATTTATCAATGAATACAATCTGGAGTATAATTACAAGCTCGATTCCCTGATAGCCTACACGCAGGAACTGATTGGAAAAGGTGCAAAGATTGATGGCATCGGTACGCAAATGCACATTAACCTGCAAACGTCGCAGGCCAGTATTGATAATGAATTGATCAAGCTTGCCCAAACAGGATTGATGGTCCGGATTTCGGAGCTGGATGTAGCGCTTAATGCTGCCAAATCAAGCACGTTTACACCTACTGCGGCAATGCTTACCGCGCAGGCGGCATTGTATAAGTATGTTGTTCAATCGTACCTGAAAAATGTTCCCAAAGCACAACGCTTTGGTATCACTATCTGGGGTTTAACCGATAATGAAAGCTGGATAAACATCCCGGCCGCACCGGATGCCCCGCTGTTGTTTAACCAAAATTTCACCAAGAAACCCACTTACTATAGCTTTTTATTGGGTTTGAAAGGGATGTAGTTTTGAGTGTTAGTCTTGAGTCGTAAGTCGATTTTTGTTTGAAAAAATATCCGTATGCATTCCCTCCTTGGGGAGGGGTGCGGCTGGGTGTGAGATGGCAGGGAGGGGTTTATGCGTCAGTAAATAGCAGAAACCCCTCCCTCCACCCTCCCATGGGAGGGAATCGCACATTCCCTATGCTTTTAAATCTTCCCGGAATTTTTTTTGTTCCAAAGACCTGTCTGACTTTAGACTAAAGACTCGAGACTAAAACTCAAAACTACTTCATAAACTTATCGGCCCACGTTATAAAGTACTTAACATTTGGCGCGTCGGTATGGCCGCTGTCATGTTGCCGCCAGGCTAATTCGCCATCAAGCAGGCCCGTATTTACCGGGGGCATTTTCTCCGTTTTATAATCGTTTGAAACACCGATATCCTTGGCGTCGAGCAGCTTAAAAACAGCACCTGCCGCAACAGTAGCCATGTAGCTGCCTTGCTGATCCAACCATTGGGCATCGCCTTGCGCAGGTAACCCGTAACTTATAAAAGTTAATCGTGGCGCGCATAAAGCGATAAGTTCATGCGCATCTACGGACAGGTCATTAGCCGTTTTACTGCCGAATACTGCATCTGAGGCCCCGTACTTCATGAAATTTCCTGCCATCCAATAATATTCACCTCCTGTAAGACTTTCAACCGCTTCGCCAAAATTGCGGCGATGCAGTTTGGCCCCACCTTCGCCTGATGAGCCGATCAATCCCATATAAAAACGCTGCTCAAAGGCCAGCGTAACCAATGCCGCCTTACCATAACGCGATACGCCTTCAATACCCACATGCTTAGCATCTACCGCAGGTTCGGTTTCCAAATAATCAAGCGCCCTCGCTGCTCCCCACGACCACGCCCGCAATGCGCCCCAGTCTTCGGGTTTGCGGGGCTGGCCTTTATTTACTAACCCGATAATTCCCTTTGTTAAACCTTCGGCATTATAAGCTTGTATGGATGCAGGATCGATCAGTACATAGCCCCAGCCATTTGCTATCAGCTGCATTGCCGTAGGTGGATCGCCTTTTATAACCGGGAAACCACCCGGGCCAAATGGCGATTGTTCAGCAATAGGCTGGTAGGCTGGATATTTCTGAAATATGTCTTTTAATTCAGGGTGATCTTTTATTATAAGTTCCTTAACCGCATCATTTATTTTCTCCAGCTCGGCAGGCGAAGGCTGTGCAGGGGCGGGCAAAGCACTACGGCCAAACATGATGAGCACTGGCACCGGGCCTTTGGCATTGGCGGGTAACACCAGGGTCATATCAATATTTACATTAATAAACGGGCAGGCGGTATTATCTACATGGCCTATGAGTTGTTTGGCTATAACCGGGTAAAAGCCCACGCGCTCGATATCGGTAACCTTAATCGTCCATGTTACTTTAGGCACATTTG
Protein-coding regions in this window:
- a CDS encoding endo-1,4-beta-xylanase, with amino-acid sequence MKNSFLRQVTVMFLVTAVTLAASCKKDSVDNNNTTSTNTSGTKTTGTSPDTIGTLIGSATAAADFPNIGFAVQYNTMSTNAAYVSVVKREANYVTFGNELKYGSIVQNDGTFNYTTADALYAICANNGLSVFGHNLCWYSQQNATYLNGLITGLNQQTGTPTNLMQYGDFEAGTGSTFTGWNNIVGGTAVGSFNAVTDDNDGGSRAMQATVTTPGANAYDMQSIGTTFTVTPNKAYKVTVSIKSAAAGTVRLVMQNTVYQQDDVATTPGWATYTWNLTITEASPILRFNFPAAGVYVIDNITVTDPNSGTIIKPTPTQVATVIDTALHKFINTTVTRYKGKIKAWDVVNEPMSDGTGALRDASNYTIPAANVSNQFLWSEYLGRNFGLKAFQYAKAADPNALLFINEYNLEYNYKLDSLIAYTQELIGKGAKIDGIGTQMHINLQTSQASIDNELIKLAQTGLMVRISELDVALNAAKSSTFTPTAAMLTAQAALYKYVVQSYLKNVPKAQRFGITIWGLTDNESWINIPAAPDAPLLFNQNFTKKPTYYSFLLGLKGM
- a CDS encoding glucuronyl esterase domain-containing protein, translated to MKSSIFFGLLVISIAANAQNTPPVNFTAEQDHQNMMQQLGIKTLRPGPSGDPTAPNHANYDEALANPYPNLPDALTLKNGKKVTTPEVWWKQRRPEIVEDMEREVYGRIPANVPKVTWTIKVTDIERVGFYPVIAKQLIGHVDNTACPFINVNIDMTLVLPANAKGPVPVLIMFGRSALPAPAQPSPAELEKINDAVKELIIKDHPELKDIFQKYPAYQPIAEQSPFGPGGFPVIKGDPPTAMQLIANGWGYVLIDPASIQAYNAEGLTKGIIGLVNKGQPRKPEDWGALRAWSWGAARALDYLETEPAVDAKHVGIEGVSRYGKAALVTLAFEQRFYMGLIGSSGEGGAKLHRRNFGEAVESLTGGEYYWMAGNFMKYGASDAVFGSKTANDLSVDAHELIALCAPRLTFISYGLPAQGDAQWLDQQGSYMATVAAGAVFKLLDAKDIGVSNDYKTEKMPPVNTGLLDGELAWRQHDSGHTDAPNVKYFITWADKFMK